In one window of Poriferisphaera corsica DNA:
- a CDS encoding LptF/LptG family permease, which yields MKTLSLYIIKNFLVNFVILLSVLMLLFILVDLTINMDDFVKAGGNWAKMQNVTSVASEYNVSGELLTELLDDGASNPLIASELDLNVNQVSQIKHAIQPGSFMSFIGVMYYIIDYYTPIMLLIYIFFSGLIVTAAMGFTFSAMIRARELTAIIASGISLYRIAMPIVLVGGVLSIINLPLQEYAIPAMAERITRDKLDLKRNKTRDIPIVFARDGEGNLISGANFLKDEEQFDKGISILVRDDSGLTLQQIRASQASWDDNRGGWKLVQGVAFVTPDNPMEISPPEAIDFFKTDLSPTVLKLRQTSFYRNLLSIGNLQSMRSNPALSGNAAEGITRIIWSRFSLVILNVIVLVIGLPYFLTRIPGNMLKQGLKAAGACVGAWAGGILVLQAGSSYLGPASAAWLPVIINLPISAYLLHTIKS from the coding sequence ATGAAGACACTGAGTCTTTACATCATTAAGAACTTCCTCGTTAACTTCGTGATCCTGCTCTCGGTGTTGATGCTGCTGTTTATTCTGGTTGACTTGACCATCAATATGGATGACTTTGTCAAAGCCGGTGGTAACTGGGCAAAGATGCAGAATGTGACTTCGGTTGCCAGCGAATACAACGTCTCAGGCGAACTGCTCACAGAATTACTTGATGATGGGGCAAGCAATCCACTGATTGCCAGTGAGCTCGATCTAAATGTCAATCAGGTTTCGCAAATTAAACATGCCATTCAGCCCGGCAGCTTTATGAGTTTTATCGGCGTGATGTATTACATTATTGATTACTACACGCCCATTATGCTTTTGATATACATCTTCTTCTCGGGGCTCATCGTCACCGCAGCCATGGGGTTCACTTTCTCAGCCATGATCCGCGCGCGCGAACTCACTGCGATTATCGCAAGTGGTATTAGCCTGTATCGCATTGCCATGCCAATCGTTCTTGTGGGTGGTGTTCTTAGTATCATTAATCTGCCGCTTCAAGAATACGCTATCCCCGCGATGGCCGAACGCATCACCCGCGATAAACTCGACCTTAAGCGAAACAAAACCCGTGATATCCCCATCGTTTTTGCACGCGATGGCGAAGGGAATCTCATCAGTGGTGCGAACTTCCTCAAAGACGAAGAGCAATTTGATAAAGGCATCAGTATTCTGGTTCGTGATGACAGTGGACTCACGCTTCAGCAGATCCGCGCGTCGCAGGCCTCGTGGGATGACAACCGTGGCGGTTGGAAGCTTGTCCAAGGTGTCGCCTTTGTGACACCCGACAATCCGATGGAAATTTCGCCGCCAGAAGCGATTGATTTCTTCAAAACGGACCTTTCTCCCACGGTTCTGAAACTGCGGCAAACCAGCTTTTATCGCAACCTTCTGTCCATCGGTAATCTGCAGTCCATGCGCAGCAACCCTGCACTAAGTGGCAATGCGGCCGAAGGCATAACTCGAATCATTTGGAGCCGATTCAGTCTCGTTATCCTCAACGTCATCGTCTTAGTCATCGGCCTCCCATACTTCCTCACTCGTATCCCTGGCAACATGCTCAAGCAAGGTCTCAAAGCCGCCGGTGCATGTGTCGGTGCGTGGGCTGGTGGTATTCTCGTCCTTCAAGCCGGAAGCAGCTATCTCGGGCCTGCCAGCGCCGCTTGGCTACCCGTTATTATCAATCTTCCGATCAGCGCATACCTTCTCCATACAATCAAAAGCTGA
- the trpA gene encoding tryptophan synthase subunit alpha, whose protein sequence is MNRIESIFRKLAESRTTDPASGRALMPYVTVGDPDLPTTGKILSALQRGGASICELGFPFSDPIADGPVIESSMHYALSRNLQIEQIFEMVEERRSQLDIGLVAMVSYSIVHRWGDQAFIDRAARAGIDGFIIPDAPIEESITLAKRVQDAGLIISMLISPNTPIERAQEIAKLSSGFVYLMSRAGITGESTDLPPELPERISALRKVTDLPIAVGFGISSAKQVRTVVDVADAAIVGSALVRRVSENRANGSDAVVQAAEDFTAQLATGLRP, encoded by the coding sequence ATGAATCGAATTGAGAGCATTTTCCGCAAGTTGGCCGAATCACGCACGACTGATCCAGCATCAGGCCGCGCCCTGATGCCTTATGTGACCGTTGGCGACCCCGATCTGCCAACCACTGGCAAAATTCTTTCCGCACTTCAGCGTGGCGGTGCTTCCATCTGCGAGCTCGGTTTCCCTTTCAGCGACCCAATCGCCGACGGCCCTGTCATTGAAAGTTCCATGCATTACGCGCTGTCACGGAATCTCCAAATCGAGCAAATATTCGAGATGGTTGAAGAACGCCGCTCGCAGCTCGACATCGGCCTCGTAGCCATGGTCTCATACTCAATCGTTCATCGTTGGGGCGATCAAGCTTTTATCGACCGTGCTGCCCGAGCCGGTATCGATGGCTTCATCATCCCCGATGCACCCATTGAGGAGAGCATAACCCTTGCCAAACGCGTCCAAGACGCCGGCCTGATCATCAGCATGCTCATTTCACCCAATACGCCGATCGAGCGAGCTCAGGAAATCGCCAAGCTCTCCAGCGGCTTCGTCTACCTTATGTCACGTGCTGGCATCACCGGCGAATCTACTGATTTGCCGCCAGAGTTGCCTGAACGTATCTCCGCGCTACGCAAAGTGACCGATCTTCCCATCGCAGTAGGCTTCGGCATATCCAGCGCCAAACAAGTACGCACCGTCGTTGACGTCGCCGACGCCGCCATCGTTGGCTCAGCACTGGTTCGGCGCGTCTCGGAAAACCGAGCAAACGG
- a CDS encoding LptF/LptG family permease: MPWTFYKYILRELLKLLAASVLTLMLVISFAAAIKPLSDGQLTPLLFAKFVILTAPTMLGFALPFAGAFASTLVFIRMVQDNEITACSASGMSYRAILMPVIVLGVVLTMGLFGLSNFVIPAFFKQAEKTIQQDLITGLVTSLNEGQPYVQNGFAIYANSADQIPITDKTLTEDPMLTKIIRLKGVAVAQMDRDGQMNNDGSAREAWLYMRHDNEQDQSTVQVVLVDAYYNDPGSVRTEMEGWKELPPLVQQSFFRDKPKFQSLPELFELERNPERFEDIGNRKQNLIKALAAEDLEQRIKDSAVPGGQPLLFRGIGYDENKLYEVSAPSAVVFDNKLMLRSMGDDKVIVAERLEGQSYPSSMFMAERAEVKVNVNDKMPGLPYLTLKLGDDGDGVQVANDSGSGERKSFDLPKIIWAGDSLLDMPAKDMKVSDVMHRVEAGATQYQRSSTVVNAYARMTDGLKKLSHRIRGHLHERAASAVACSLLLLLGAILSLLFKHQMPLVVYFWSFMLAILSIIVMNSGQNMAGRVEVPLAMSLGLLWTGNLILLAVISVSYCRLARN, translated from the coding sequence TACATCCTGCGTGAGTTGTTGAAGCTACTAGCAGCTTCTGTGTTGACATTGATGCTCGTCATCAGTTTTGCCGCAGCAATCAAGCCGCTCAGTGACGGTCAGCTTACTCCTCTTTTATTTGCAAAATTTGTGATCCTTACCGCTCCCACGATGCTTGGCTTCGCTTTGCCGTTCGCGGGTGCTTTTGCCAGTACGCTCGTTTTTATACGCATGGTGCAAGATAACGAAATTACCGCGTGTAGCGCTAGCGGTATGAGTTACCGAGCGATTCTCATGCCTGTGATCGTGCTTGGGGTTGTACTCACGATGGGCCTCTTTGGGCTTTCCAATTTTGTCATTCCAGCCTTCTTTAAGCAGGCTGAAAAAACCATACAGCAAGACCTCATTACCGGTTTGGTGACAAGTCTCAACGAGGGCCAACCGTACGTTCAAAATGGTTTTGCGATATATGCCAATTCTGCTGATCAAATACCCATCACAGATAAAACGCTCACCGAAGATCCAATGCTCACTAAGATTATCCGTTTGAAAGGCGTCGCCGTCGCTCAAATGGATCGAGATGGGCAGATGAATAACGATGGCAGTGCGCGTGAAGCATGGTTGTACATGCGTCACGATAATGAGCAAGATCAATCAACCGTACAAGTCGTACTGGTTGATGCGTACTACAATGATCCCGGCTCTGTAAGGACAGAAATGGAAGGTTGGAAAGAGCTCCCGCCACTGGTGCAGCAAAGTTTTTTCCGTGATAAACCGAAGTTTCAATCCCTTCCTGAGCTTTTCGAACTTGAACGCAATCCCGAACGATTCGAAGATATCGGCAACCGAAAACAAAACCTCATTAAAGCACTAGCAGCGGAAGATCTGGAGCAGCGAATCAAAGATAGCGCTGTACCGGGAGGGCAACCACTGCTCTTCAGAGGTATTGGTTACGATGAAAACAAACTCTATGAAGTCAGCGCACCCTCAGCAGTCGTTTTTGATAACAAGCTGATGTTACGCTCAATGGGTGATGATAAAGTCATTGTTGCTGAGCGTCTGGAAGGCCAAAGTTACCCCAGCAGTATGTTCATGGCCGAGCGAGCAGAAGTTAAAGTCAATGTGAATGATAAGATGCCAGGCCTTCCATATCTGACACTCAAGTTAGGTGATGATGGTGATGGTGTTCAGGTCGCCAACGACAGCGGATCAGGCGAACGAAAAAGCTTTGATCTGCCCAAAATTATCTGGGCCGGTGATTCGCTCTTGGATATGCCTGCCAAAGATATGAAAGTCAGCGATGTGATGCACCGTGTTGAAGCCGGTGCCACGCAGTACCAACGATCCAGTACTGTCGTTAACGCTTATGCCCGTATGACGGACGGCCTGAAAAAGCTGTCACACAGAATACGTGGCCACCTCCACGAACGAGCCGCATCCGCAGTCGCCTGTAGTCTCCTTTTGCTGCTCGGTGCGATCCTCAGTTTGCTCTTCAAACACCAAATGCCTCTGGTCGTTTACTTCTGGAGTTTCATGCTCGCCATACTGAGCATTATCGTCATGAACTCTGGACAGAATATGGCTGGTCGTGTCGAAGTACCGCTTGCGATGAGTCTTGGCCTGTTATGGACAGGTAACCTCATTCTTTTGGCTGTGATTAGCGTGAGCTATTGCCGTTTGGCTCGAAATTAA
- a CDS encoding ArnT family glycosyltransferase, protein MRERLLKQTPTLIAAYFLLGCLARLASSPTLEMDEAEQVLLSQLPMRWVYGSQPPLYTWLQKIVMAMFGQSLFSLIVLKNALLASTFLLTWATIKRLTQSHLYAAIGALMLMLVPQYIWESQRDLTHSVLVTTCTAWTVYLVVRIYQTQSLSSYMMLGIAIAAGMLSKYNFVFPVVGLMVAALFFKNTRECIFNYKAISTVGIAALVIGLQVYFILDARTEVQTNISDFAISGISVSSISKGIYSFISDSFAFTILLFGVSLGVLYGTTEHEELDEDSFEIRRYFGMSLIVIVLLLVIAFAVTGGTDIKDRWLQPLYYLLPLYLCLRLAPYYDEHRQNVVLLIPTGIALIIFIVLPLQPLISAATGKPSRRNAPYRELAEQLIRKGDNKPQILAADRKIGGNLKLIMPGATVISADLPSLDMSINPSLPTLVIWEKKDTGMAPQRLFDLVSQGLQVTLPDVPLDAVMADQYYTSKHQMTLNYDVIDPQ, encoded by the coding sequence ATGCGAGAGCGATTACTCAAGCAAACACCGACGCTGATTGCAGCGTATTTCTTGTTGGGATGCCTAGCACGGCTTGCATCCTCACCAACACTTGAAATGGATGAGGCTGAACAGGTTTTGCTTTCGCAACTGCCGATGCGATGGGTCTATGGTTCACAACCACCTTTATACACATGGCTACAAAAAATAGTGATGGCCATGTTCGGCCAATCATTGTTTTCATTGATTGTTCTAAAAAATGCATTATTAGCGTCAACGTTCTTGCTGACCTGGGCAACGATCAAACGACTCACACAATCGCATCTTTACGCTGCAATTGGCGCGTTGATGCTGATGCTTGTGCCGCAATATATATGGGAATCGCAACGAGATTTAACGCATTCTGTACTGGTGACAACGTGTACCGCATGGACAGTTTATCTGGTCGTTCGCATCTACCAAACGCAATCACTGAGTAGTTACATGATGCTTGGTATTGCGATTGCGGCAGGAATGTTGTCTAAATACAACTTCGTCTTTCCTGTCGTAGGGTTAATGGTGGCAGCCTTATTTTTCAAGAACACTCGTGAATGCATCTTTAACTACAAAGCGATCAGCACGGTAGGTATTGCCGCCCTTGTAATCGGGCTGCAGGTCTATTTTATCTTAGACGCAAGAACTGAAGTACAAACGAATATTTCAGATTTCGCAATCTCTGGTATCTCTGTGAGTAGTATTTCGAAAGGCATCTATTCGTTTATTAGTGATTCCTTTGCTTTTACGATCTTACTGTTCGGGGTTAGCTTGGGCGTCTTGTATGGCACGACAGAACATGAGGAACTTGATGAGGATTCATTTGAGATAAGACGTTATTTTGGGATGTCTTTAATCGTAATTGTGCTGCTACTGGTGATCGCGTTTGCTGTGACAGGTGGTACGGATATTAAAGATCGCTGGTTGCAACCGTTGTATTATTTGCTGCCACTGTATCTTTGCTTGCGTTTGGCGCCGTATTACGATGAACATCGCCAGAATGTTGTGCTGCTCATACCGACGGGTATTGCGTTGATCATCTTTATCGTATTACCACTGCAGCCATTAATTTCAGCAGCAACGGGTAAACCATCACGCAGGAACGCGCCCTATCGCGAATTGGCTGAACAGTTGATTCGTAAAGGTGATAATAAACCCCAGATCTTGGCAGCCGACCGGAAGATTGGTGGGAATTTGAAGTTGATTATGCCGGGGGCGACCGTGATTTCGGCTGATTTACCGTCGTTAGATATGTCGATCAATCCCTCGTTGCCGACACTTGTGATATGGGAAAAGAAGGATACGGGGATGGCTCCGCAGCGATTGTTTGATCTTGTGAGTCAAGGGTTGCAGGTTACGTTGCCAGACGTACCACTTGATGCGGTTATGGCGGATCAGTATTACACTTCAAAGCATCAGATGACGTTGAATTATGACGTGATTGACCCGCAATGA